Proteins encoded together in one Papaver somniferum cultivar HN1 unplaced genomic scaffold, ASM357369v1 unplaced-scaffold_21, whole genome shotgun sequence window:
- the LOC113339915 gene encoding protein trichome birefringence-like 25, with protein sequence MVKYSRLDEKPSSWFIFNFKQYNNSLVKVTVSILLIGFGFCLLYSASTNSDGNSIGGGVSVSSPFVDKPVDGDAGGSDDLPTSTTSNDESVEIPKEKCDLAIGEWIPDPLGPMYTNESCNVITDNQNCMMNGRPDTGFLYWRWKPRDCELPRFDATRFLDSMRNKHWAFIGDSISRNHVQSVLCILSKVEAANEVYHDKDFRNRRWHFPTYNFTLTIIWSPFLVKAYNYEYVNGVEADPRIHLDELDNAWTDQYTSFDYIVMSGGKWFLRSAVYQENNTIVGCHYCPGKKNVTEYGLENAYRKAMKLVLDFILNSDHNASVFYRATTSEHFENGSWDTGGTCDRTKPFKEGEISLNYLDVAFRDIELEAFKNLENIGSTGKGKFLKLLDVTILSLLRPDGHPGPYRYFQPFAKDKNATVQYDCLHWCLPGPIDSWNDLIMEMVRNG encoded by the exons ATGGTGAAGTACAGCAGATTAGATGAGAAACCCTCCTCCTGGTTTATATTCAATTTCAAACAGTACAACAATTCATTAGTGAAAGTTACTGTTTCAATACTGCTAATAGGTTTTGGGTTTTGTCTTCTTTATTCTGCAAGTACCAATTCTGATGGGAATTCAATTGGAGGTGGTGTTTCTGTTTCAAGTCCTTTTGTAGATAAACCAGTGGATGGGGATGCTGGTGGTAGTGATGACTTACCAACTTCTACTACTTCTAATGATGAATCTGTGGAGATCCCTAAAG AAAAATGTGATCTTGCAATTGGGGAATGGATACCAGATCCATTGGGACCTATGTACACTAATGAGAGCTGTAATGTCATCACTGATAACCAGAATTGTATGATGAACGGGAGACCCGATACGGGGTTTCTTTATTGGAGGTGGAAACCGAGAGATTGTGAGTTGCCGAGGTTTGATGCAACGAGGTTTCTCGATTCGATGCGGAATAAACATTGGGCATTTATTGGCGATTCGATTTCTCGGAACCATGTGCAGTCAGTCCTTTGCATTCTCTCTAAG GTAGAAGCAGCAAATGAAGTTTACCATGACAAGGATTTCAGAAATAGACGATGGCACTTCCCCACGTATAACTTCACCCTTACAATAATCTGGTCTCCGTTCTTAGTTAAGGCGTACAATTACGAATATGTGAATGGTGTCGAAGCTGATCCTCGCATACATCTTGATGAGCTTGATAACGCATGGACAGATCAGTATACGAGTTTCGATTATATTGTAATGTCGGGTGGAAAATGGTTTCTGAGATCTGCAGTTTACCAGGAAAACAATACAATTGTTGGTTGTCATTACTGTCCAGGGAAAAAAAACGTGACAGAGTATGGATTAGAAAATGCTTACCGCAAAGCCATGAAGCTGGTACTCGACTTCATTCTCAATTCTGATCACAACGCCTCAGTTTTCTACAGAGCCACAACGTCAGAGCACTTCGAAAATGGTTCCTGGGACACCGGAGGTACTTGTGATAGAACTAAACCATTTAAAGAAGGCGAGATTAGTCTAAACTATCTCGATGTTGCGTTTCGTGATATAGAGCTGGAAGCATTCAAGAATTTGGAAAACATTGGATCTACCGGGAAAGGGAAATTTCTGAAACTTTTAGATGTTACTATACTTTCGTTACTTCGGCCTGATGGACATCCTGGTCCATACCGATACTTCCAGCCATTTGCAAAGGATAAAAATGCTACTGTGCAGTATGACTGTCTGCATTGGTGTTTACCCGGGCCTATTGACTCTTGGAATGATTTGATCATGGAGATGGTGAGGAATGGCTGA
- the LOC113340210 gene encoding protein VAC14 homolog produces MPETPLIPAAVLENLAEQLYEKRKSASIEVENTVKQYAVAGEHEKIGGLINVLISDFTNYPEPNHRKGGLIGLAAATVGLSTQATPYLEKIVPPVLSCITDQDSRVRFYACEALYNIAKVVRGDLFVFAPQIYEELDRLAMDSDPNVQSTARLLNQLVKDIIAESEK; encoded by the exons ATGCCAGAAACTCCATTAATTCCTGCAGCAGTTCTTGAAAATCTTGCTGAACAGCTTTACGAGAAGCGCAAGAGTGCTTCGATCGAGGTGGAAAACACGGTCAAGCAATACGCCGTTGCAGGAGAACATGAGAAAATTGGGGGTttgatcaatgttttgatttctgATTTTACCAATTACCCTGAACCCAATCACAGAAAG GGAGGATTAATAGGCCTTGCTGCTGCAACAGTTGGTTTGAGTACACAGGCTACTCCATATCTTGAG AAAATTGTACCACCTGTGTTAAGTTGCATCACTGACCAAGACAGCAGAGTTCGCTTTTACGCATGTGAAGCACTTTACAACATTGCAAAG GTTGTGAGAGGGGATTTATTTGTATTCGCTCCTCAAATCTATGAAGAGCTCGATAGACTGGCAATGGACTCAGATCCTAATGTGCAGAGTACTGCACGTCTCTTGAATCAACTTGTTAAG GATATAATAGCAGAATCTGAGAAGTGA